Part of the Sodalinema gerasimenkoae IPPAS B-353 genome is shown below.
GGCCTTAGAGGCGGCCCTGAACCAATACGAAGCCGATCCCACCCAGCCCGAGGTTATTCTCAACCTGCGCAATCTGCGCCACCAACTGATTCTCAACCTCGCCAGTCAACCCTTGGAGACGGTGGCCGTCCATTACGGCAGTGACTTCGGTCGGGTGTATCGGAAACTCTTGCGCAGTGGCTTCCAGAAACAGCCCCTCGCGGATATTGAAGTGCAAACCCGAGACAAACTGGCAGAAGCATGGAAAACCCGTCATGCTCAGGAGGTCAACGCCATGATGGGGTTATTCCTCTACTTCCCCCCCGGAACCCTCAAAATTCAGGAACCCACCACCCGCCTGCCAGACTGGCTCTATGGAGATTATCAGGCGGTCTTTGAGGCGGCTCTCCCGGCAGACGGCGTTGCCAAACCCGTCTCTGCTGAGCAAGTGCCTCCCCCGCAGCCGGCCGCCACCACGCCCCCCCTGCCAGACTATCCCGTGACCAGTCCCAATTTCCTAAATCGCCTTTTAGGAACGGTGAATCTCTATCAAATCGACCCCAACGATGCCACAGTCCTCGGGGAATTGCGCCAAATTCGCCGTCAGTTTGTGGACCATTGGCTGACCGTGCCCCAAGGGGAGTTAGAGCGAATTTACTTCGAGGATTTGGGACGGGGCTATCGCATTCTCCTCACCAGTGGTTTCCAGAAACAGCCCCTCACCCCGGAGGAACAGGCCTATCGTCAGGAATTAACCCAGAAGGGGTCGGGGTTAACGGAACCCCAGTCCTTGAATGCCCTCATGGGGGCGATGTTGTACTACCCCACCGACCAATTACGAGTCCAGGAGGCAGCAACACGGCTTCCGGCCTGGTTATTGCCGGATTATGAGGCAGTGTTTGAGGGCAAAGTGCAGCCGCCCTCCTCGGCCCAGCCCCCGAGTCCTGAGTTTGTGGCTCAGGTGTCGGAATTGGTGCAGCGGTTGCAGCAGAACCCCAATGATGGGGCGGCCCTGGTGCGGTTACGGCAAGCGCGGCAGCAGTTGTGTCAGTATTGGCTCAGTTTACCGGCGGACCAGTTGCCGGGGGCCTATGCAGGGCCTATGGGTGACGTGCAGCGGTTGTTGATGAACAGTGGGATGCAGCAGTTGGCGAAGACGGCGGCGGAACAGTCGTTGTTTGAGCAGTTGGGGGCGGAGTTATCCCAGGGGATGAATCGTCCGAAGTCCCTGCAATGTTTCTTGGCGGCGATGTTGATTTGTCGGGCGGACCAGTTACGGTTGAGTAGCGCCCATGGGTTGTTGCCGACTTGGCTGATTGGGGATTATGAGCGGGTGTTTTTGGTGAAGGGTTAGTCTGTGGGGGCTTAGAAACTCGGTGTCTTTGGAGACACCGGGTTTCTGGGTTTGGGGGTGAAGAGTTTGCTAATACCATTTTTCAAAAATTGTGCCATATGTCTGTAGGGGCGAACCCTTGTGGTCGCCCTCTTCGGTTTGTATGTCTGGCAAGGATTTCAAAAAATGGTATAAGATTGGCATGATGCTTGAGGTAATGCGATGAAAGTTTTTGAAGGGATGGCTAAGGTTGACGATCGCGGTCAATTGTTTTTAGATGAACCGTTAAGCCTAAAATCACAGACTCGCGTCAAGGTTATTCTCTCGATAGACGACGATGAGGCAGATTCTGATGATACTCCAGTGGAGGAGGTTCAAGGGAGTTTAAAACAAGCATTGCAGGAGGCGAGGGCAGGAGAACGAATCCCCTTGGAGCAGATGTGGGAGGGGATTGATGCCGAGTAATTCTGAACGGGTAACCATCAATTTAACCCCTGAATATCGTAAGAGTCTCAAAAAATTAGCTAAGAAATATCGGAATATTCGTTCAGATACGCAGGGGTTAATCGAAAGATTACAACAAGGGGATATCTTGGGCGATCGCATTTGCGGTTTTGGCGAAACCCTCTGCATTTATAAGGTTAGAGCGAAAAATAGTAATATTCAGAAAGGAAAAAGTTCGGGATATCGTATTCTCTACTTGTTGGAATCGGGAAATTGTATTTTATTGTTAACCATTTATAGTAAATTGGAACAGCAAGATATTAGCAATGCTGAAATCCAAGAGATTTTAGATAATTGTGATCAAGAAACATGAATTAAGGGAACGGTGGGGTTCCTGGGGGCGGTGCGTTCCGGCAAGTTTGAAAATTGGGGTCGTGGCTTCGAGGTGGCTCGATGCCGGGACGCACCCTTGTATATTGAGAAACATAGTAGACCGCCGCACCCTAGGTCGGAAAAGGCCGCTTGGTAGCATGGGTCACTACAAGGTAATCTTCTCGACTGAACTCGAACAGTCGCCTGGGTCAAGGACGTCCGAAATTTCGGTTCATCCCAAAGACCGTATCAGGCAAGGATGAGTGAAATTGAGAAGATGTCTTGTTCATCTTAACAGAGCTAATTTAGGAGAACCTATCATGTCAAAGACACCTCAGTGGATCGGAGTTGACGTGAGTCAACAGACTCTGGATGTTTACATTCGTCCATTGGGAAAAGCCATCCAAATCCCCAACAGCCCGACCCAAATTGCCCAACTCGTCGAGTCTTGGCAAAACGAGCGGATCGAGCGAGTTGTGGTCGAAGCGACTGGGAAACTAGAAAGGGAACTGGTCATTCAATTACAAGAGGCC
Proteins encoded:
- a CDS encoding type II toxin-antitoxin system RelN family antitoxin, which encodes MKVFEGMAKVDDRGQLFLDEPLSLKSQTRVKVILSIDDDEADSDDTPVEEVQGSLKQALQEARAGERIPLEQMWEGIDAE
- a CDS encoding type II toxin-antitoxin system RelE/ParE family toxin, which gives rise to MPSNSERVTINLTPEYRKSLKKLAKKYRNIRSDTQGLIERLQQGDILGDRICGFGETLCIYKVRAKNSNIQKGKSSGYRILYLLESGNCILLLTIYSKLEQQDISNAEIQEILDNCDQET